The Primulina eburnea isolate SZY01 chromosome 13, ASM2296580v1, whole genome shotgun sequence genome includes a region encoding these proteins:
- the LOC140810185 gene encoding E3 ubiquitin-protein ligase MPSR1-like has protein sequence MASEAGSSDSRNGEASSFLPFILGLNLSRPLQDSASPSPESQNLDRIILINPFTQGMVVVERTRRNGSSTDSSVGLDSLLRDMFSSKKGQPPASKESIEALERVEIEKDGEECVICLEEWAVGELANEMPCKHIFHGGCIEKWLRMHGSCPVCRYKMPVDEDDDSKGKSSEENGGERRRDIWMRLIFSSDRGSGEDTGSSDSSFMHQEVEDLR, from the coding sequence ATGGCTTCAGAAGCAGGGTCTTCCGATTCGAGAAACGGGGAGGCTTCCTCGTTCTTACCCTTCATCCTAGGCTTAAACCTAAGCCGCCCTCTTCAAGATTCCGCAAGCCCATCTCCAGAATCGCAAAATCTTGACAGGATAATACTCATCAACCCCTTTACACAAGGCATGGTTGTTGTAGAAAGAACTCGTCGCAACGGCAGCAGTACCGATTCCTCTGTTGGATTAGATTCTTTGCTTAGGGATATGTTCTCGAGCAAAAAAGGACAGCCACCTGCCTCGAAGGAATCCATTGAAGCACTAGAAAGGGTGGAGATAGAAAAAGATGGTGAAGAGTGTGTGATTTGCTTGGAGGAGTGGGCGGTAGGTGAATTGGCCAACGAAATGCCCTGCAAGCATATTTTCCATGGAGGTTGCATAGAAAAATGGTTGAGGATGCACGGTTCTTGCCCTGTATGTAGGTACAAAATGCCTGTGGATGAAGATGATGATTCGAAGGGAAAAAGTAGTGAGGAGAATGGTGGTGAAAGGAGAAGAGATATTTGGATGCGCTTGATTTTCAGTAGTGATAGGGGAAGTGGGGAGGATACAGGATCTAGTGATTCCTCATTCATGCATCAAGAGGTGGAGGATTTGAGATAA